TGATGGAGTCCACCTTGGGCGCGGGGCGGAAGGAGCCCGGCCCCAGCTTCATGATCCGGCTGACCCGGGCCATGGACTGGGTCAGGACCGAGAGGGGGCCATAGTCCTTGGAGCCGGGCACCCCCTGGATCTTCAGCCCCACCTCCAGCTGGAACATCAGAACCATGCGCTTCCATGGGATCCCCTCCAGCAGGAAGCGGGTCAGGATGGGAGTCGCTGCATTGTAGGGAAGGTTGCCCACCACCACCAGTGAGGTGGCCTCGGGCAGCGGGGCATGCACCGCATCCCCCAGGAGCAGGTGGAAGTGTTCGCGGCCGGCGTACCGGCGCTCCAGGAGGCCGATGGCCTCGGGATCCAGATCCATGGCCCAGAGGGGACGCCCATCCGCCAACAGCCCTTCCGTCAAAGTCCCGGGACCAGGGCCGATCTCCAGGATCATCTCGGCATCCGAGTCCAGCGTGTACTCCAGGATGGCCCGGATGGCCCCCTCGTTGACCAGGAAGTTCTGGCCGAAGGACTTCTTCGCCTTGAGCCGCTCAGGCTCCGTCATGACACCCCCAAAGGAAACCGGGACCCCGAAGGGCCCCGGTGCTTCAAGCATACCCGCCAAGGGGCATCGGCATCAGTGGACGGTCCGCCACACCCGGGGCTTGGGATAGATATCCGAGCTGCCCGTGGAGATGTTCTGGACCTGGAGGTTCTGGGCCGATCCGGAGGCACGGTCAGTCCCGGAGCCACCACTCATGCCGGACTGGGAGACGGTGGCCAGTGAGCGGACCGCCAGGGGACTGGCCACACCCGTCCAGGAGAGCACCCAGCCGGAGGAGTAGGTGTTGGGTGCAGCGGTCGCCACCGGGGTCGGAAGCATGACATTGGAGATCCGGAAGGTATCCGTGACACCGGTGCCCCCGGAGCAGGGGTCAGCCGAAGTGGGGGTGAAGTAGCTGTAGAAGAGACGCCCGCCCAGGATAAGCGGGGAGGTGATGCCCTTGGGCACGAAACCACCGGAGGGGGCGGGGAAGTTGATGTAGTAGCCGTAGTAGTTCTTCAGGTAGAACTGGGTCTTGGTGGGATTGAGCTCATCCGAGCTGGAGGTCAGCCCTGAGGCGTTGATGAGCTGGGTCGCCGAGATCCCCGCAGTGTCCAGGCTGAGGAGGTAGCTGTCCTGGCGGTCGAAGATCACGTTGATCCGGTGCCGGGTGGGCTTGATCCAGTCCGTGGTGTTGTACGAAGTGTCCAGGGGATTGTTCCTGTCCCCAGTGGAGAGGGCGATCCCGACGGCAGAGGGGTATACCTTGGGGGTTGTGGTCCGCTGGGGCATGGCCGGGACATCAAAGGTGGCCGGCAGGGTGCTGATCAGGCCGTTGGTCGGATCCTGCTTGTAGACCTTCCGCGGGGTTGTGCTCCAATCGTCCAGCCAGGAGGAGTCCATCCTGAGGTTGTTGGCATCCCGGGTGGTGTAACCCAGGGCCCACAGGCCACCCCAGTAGTCGG
The sequence above is drawn from the uncultured Holophaga sp. genome and encodes:
- the rsmA gene encoding 16S rRNA (adenine(1518)-N(6)/adenine(1519)-N(6))-dimethyltransferase RsmA, producing the protein MTEPERLKAKKSFGQNFLVNEGAIRAILEYTLDSDAEMILEIGPGPGTLTEGLLADGRPLWAMDLDPEAIGLLERRYAGREHFHLLLGDAVHAPLPEATSLVVVGNLPYNAATPILTRFLLEGIPWKRMVLMFQLEVGLKIQGVPGSKDYGPLSVLTQSMARVSRIMKLGPGSFRPAPKVDSIILRFDPLPEPLPLKQRGALLDLLHRSFAQRRKTLANNWHGWLEAERIQALLGAEGLSPSVRAEAVPVKTWVSLLQRLAS